From the genome of Solanum pennellii chromosome 6, SPENNV200:
ataatatttacaaGAAGAAATCAACAGAAGGCTatcaatcaattccatatgtgGTTGCTCTATGTAGTGCAATGATTTTGATATACTATGTAATTCTTCTAGGCGGAATGGTTAAAGTTATGATAATAAACGCAATTGGTGTCTTTATTGAAACAATTTACATCATTTTCTACATTTTCTATGCACCAAAGAAAGCCaaggtaagttttttttttttttttttttttttgtatatacaCACTAATAATAAAAGTAAGTTAGTATCAGATCACctaaaagataatttttgaCGTTGCACGTACGTACAGGTCCAAACTGTAAAgctacttcttttttttgtggttgttgggtttggaggagttttccTCATCGCTCAGTTTCTATTAAAAGGAGCAATTCGTACCGAAATTGTTGGATGGATATCTACTGCGTTTTCAATATGTACGTTTGCAGCACCACTATGCATACTGGTATGTACttaatttttccttataattattattttgaaacttatgtatattgaattttcataattttgtattatatttcaTACTATATGCAGAAAAAAGTTATCAAAACGAAGAATGTGGAATGCATGCCATTTCTCCTATCGTTTTTCCTCACAATAAGTGCTGTTCTGTGGTTCTTCTATGGTATTATTAAGCATAACTATGTCATTTATGTAAGTATTCCATTTTTAAGTTTCACCTAATTTCGATATTTTTTGATAGTGTGAATACGCTTGGTGATTAAAATTCTGAATTCGTCTCTGTCTGTCTGAATTATATAGGCACCAAACATCTTAGGATTCACTCTTGGTGTGATCCAAATGGTTCTATATGTGGTGTACAAAAATTACAAGAAAGAGGACAATGTTATAAAGGAGCAGAAACTTTCAGAGGTACTACAAAATCATGTGATAATATTAGATGATGGGGAAAAGCTTCCTCAATTAACTCAAGAACAAATTATTGACATTTGGAAGCTTGGTACACTCATTTACACTGAGAAACTTAATGCAAGTGCAGCTGAAGTTGACAATAATAGGACAAACTTGCAAACTAATTAATCTATGATTGGATAATTgtcattttcttaattaatctTTTACGTGTTGTGTTCGTGTACACAAGGGAATTCTAATTAGATCTtcatgtaataataataattctctTGTTGTGCCAATGTAGTTAGCTAGAACAAGAAAATGCTTGTATGTATTCTCTTTGTTACAAATAAAATTACGTGTTTTTTTTCCGTATTATTAATAAGATTATGTCGCAACTACATATTATGCCTTTGATTTTTATCTTAATTTCGTCCTATTGTTTAACAATTCCTAACTAAATTGATTATATTTCGATACCAGTGTTATGCTCTAGCTCTCGaatatctattatttttattcatttttttttaaaaaaaaattactaactaTGATTTTTCATCACATTCTATACGGCAAACTAGTAATTAGATTATGTGTAATACAATACTTCCTCCCAAAAATGAATGAAGGATTCAAAATATGAGAACTAAATCTTTTACTTGttacattaaaataattgaCACAACATAAAAATAGTTAACATTACATATTAGTCTTCTTAACGAAGAATGTATCAATAGTATAGAAGTTGtagtaaaaaaattgtttgactcCTTAAATGACCACATTTTGAAGTTATAAATCTCACATTTTAAGGAACTTAATTAccaacaaatattttttcctataaTTTGATAGCTTAAAAAAATTCTCATATTAACCATGGATATGATATTTATCACGCATTTTGATATATCTATTTTCGTGGAATTAGTTTTtgtattgattaaaaaaattatttttagaaaagaacCTAGGTCCTAGGATTATAATATTGCATATAGACGTTTGTTTTCTGACGTAAATTGCTGTCCCGTAAACTTGTTTTCATACTTTTGAGATAGCGTACAAATCTTTTAATCCTCGATCCTTTTGTAGCCCACTCCTCTTTAACATATATTTCTATCAAAAAATAGTTtcacattttataaatttgacCGCTCAATAAAAATATCTACGATCTAAGTGTCTACTAaccaataaacatatatattatacgttaattatatatatagggaaaagggtttgatatacccctcaactttgtcatttagagctgatataccccttgttatgaaagtgactcatatatacccctatttgtaaacaaatgactcacatatacccttttcctctaacggaaatgagaaaaataataattttaatctaaatttttattatttttttctaaaaaatataatcccatatgagtaaatttaattctcgtcaaacatattttttttgacttttttttttgttttaatgactatttataattattattttgataatcaaatttatttatgtttcactaatattcttgtaaaacttattgtagatgaccaaattttttcttcgaatacgaaattaaattacaatacacacaaaaagatagtttaattttttattctttaaactaaggaatgaaagaaaaaaataaaataagaataagaaattcaaataattataataaaagaagtcaaaaaataatttatgtatgaaaaaaattaaaatataccttgaactttgatagaagaattatgtgtacccctaaataattttttttaaaaaattagaagtaataaatataaatttaaaactaattttttaacttccgttaaataaagggtatatgtgagccattttataacggcaggggtatatgtgagccgtttgtataacggtaagggcatatatgagccacttttataacgaggggtatatcagctccaaatgacaaagttgaggggtatatcaggcCTTTTtcccatatatatattatatataaacttgtaaaaagtatatatatataaaaatatttttctaatatatattttaaatcttaaaCACTCTTAACGAAATTTCTTACTTTGTCATAGGACATTATTATATCTAATATAATTTCAGTtccattttttgaaatttttttattttataaaacacGTTAAAACTAAAAAGCGTGGTTTTAGAAAAATTCAAGGCTCCCCCACTAAAACTATATATCACtacttttagttttagttttagttttagtttttttcccttttagtttcactttcatttttcacgttttttttagttttttattttataaaacatgctaaaattgGTTTTAAACCGAAAAACAATTAAGGATCCGtcactaaaattatatattactatttttttgaaattttattttcttatcttatttacatatttttatttttatttttcaatttttctaaaatgaaaattttgagtcCGTCACTGGCCGTGGAATACTGAGATATGGGAAAATTCAATTGCTCAAAAGAAAGAATCCCGGAAACCATATATCATATTGCCCCAAGAAAGTGGAATTCCCTTTTCTCCAATTATATGTGTAGTTAAGATCgatttaacaaattaaatacTATTGTTTTGGAGTTTGGATGCTCATAAATATCGACAGGTCATAAAGCAAGAGAATCGTGGATTTCCATTTCAAGTAATCATGAAAACAAAGAATTAACCAATAATTGACCTCAACAAATTGtgtttttatatattgcatGACCCCTTGTTACGAAATCGTCCACTTTCATGGTAGTATACGTCCTTTAGATAACATGCATTATCTTGAACTTTAGTTACtactttttatatgaaatgAGTTCATGCCAATCTCTTACTATAGTAATGTTTCATGATTATTGTTTATAGGGAAAATTACGTAGTTaagcaaatttatactatttaattactcatcatagctataatttgctataattatcactcgcgactaacattatacattaattacgcgggatgacttcgagtttgtataataaGTCaagtttgtatatgtataattcgccaggatATACAGATAcatttatgtataatatacaattattcaacctatatacatatacaattcacctctctcccactctctgccctctctcgctcgcctctctcctccctctctcagtctcgctcgtctctctcctccctctcccaatctcgcttgctatatatacaaatgcatatgtataatatacaatttatatataattatatacatatagaattcACCTCTCCTCACTCTATGTCctctcttgctcgcctctctcctccctctcccaatctctcttgccatatatacaaaatacatatgtatattatctatccaatatacatatacaattcaccttgcTCCCAGTCTTTTTCCCTCTCTCTatcacctctctcctctctcttccagtctcgctcgcctctctcctccacataacatgtagctataaattataattatcaaactatagctatgaagaataattaattattttcaagtggttatatatgaaagtttctattatttataatatataaatcgTTTTAATTTCCTGATCAATTATCTGAATCATATTATTTGGGTCTTGTCTAAGGATGATTAAAAGTGAAATGGATAAGTTTGGAAAAATTTAATATGTCAAACATGGAGTGGAGGCACCTATTGCCAAGTAGTATCATATCATCTTACAACATTAACCACCTTAAGAAATTGTTTAGCGggtatcttttttatttttaactcaaATGGTTTGTCgcatattaaattaatttcgCTAGAAATTTAATATGTCCCGCCAATATAACTATATAAGTATTAGACTATAACTAACTAGATTTGTCCAATCAAAACTTGGACATATAGGAGACTCaccctattatttttatttttttttcggtgacatataaatttaaaatttcatgattttcaattaACCAACTTCATAATTGACCATTAAGTGATTCAGTTattgaagaataaaaaatgtttgaaagCTTTGATAAATCTTGGATAAAAATATGTGATGCACCAATATATTTGTGTATCCATGAATTAAGACTTTCATTGGTTGCAGTTAAATCAAGTGCTCTTTTGGAATCATTTTAATGGTGATGTTGAGATTTCGAAATCAAATTGCGTTCCTAAGGATAATCCAATTGATTATTAACAAAAAGAAAGTAGCATCTACATTAAAAGGAAACGATAGGGTCATTTGCACTTTTGCACACTATTCTGGAtggtctttaatttttgttcaaaaataaataaatttttatgggtattaatttatatttttgcattataatattttattcaacGTCCATAAAGAACCTATATTTGGCTAGTCATAAGTTTGATTGCTATAAACAAAACTTAAAATCGGATCATTTGACTGACAAAATATGACGTTAAACActaaggcctcatttgtttgcacttaatggaggtctgaattttaattattcagattcagcCTATTAAAATACATTTGATTTTTAGATATGAATTtgaatcattcagattcagtccattaagttcatttgttttattttttgaaaaacctCTTAATGGGTCTGAAGAGGTCTGAATAAATCAGATCTGTAGTAGACTCTTAAAAATGCTCAGACTCGTTtaataagttatcaaataataacatCGCTTTCTCTGCTTTAAGCGTGcttttttatctcataactaaaactttctttctctcttttttcaatcaaacaccatttttttccctcttgaattgataagttttcataaatcctttcaagttttttatttgtattaatatttttcttctattgacTGTGTCAAGAACACGGTTGATgtattggtgtttatcaaggtttttaaattaaaaaaattgtactccaaatcatgatttGGTATAAATAATTGGTGCGGATAAATTTTAATTCgaacttcatttttttatttttctagcGAAAAAATACTTTACATCACTTGCAGCTGAGATTAATTATTGAGGAGAGAGTGTCATTCAAATTTCTATACATATGATATCATCAATGAGGTAATAGCTAGCTAGCTCAAActtcaattaataaaaaaaggtaGATAGGAATTAAAGAAAAgtattatcaattttattactccaaACTCCATCGTTTTACAAGACAGTCTCCGATTAGTTAATGTTATTGttactaatatttaatataatataaccaATACGAGTAGATATACTCTTGCAAAATATTGCTACACAAAAGGATCGTTCCCAAATCTCAATGGACCAAAAAAATGGGTTGGGCCGCTCTGAATTTTGGAATCAATGGGCTGGATCATCAAGTAgggaattttttaaaaaagggaaacttacctaaatatactaaaataaataaatatttaccatttatagcaacaatattttttttccacttgaacacttttaattcatttataatacaagtttaatacatattacatatttaacaaaacattgctataaatggtaataaacaaaaagtatcgctaaaatcagtaattattttttaaaatgtattaatttatgtaatttttcctttaaaaaattaCTCCCTCCCCTCTAtctcataaatatatttttcatttttcgagagtcaaataGTTTATATTTGAGTCGAAAAAATTTTGCATGggattttcaatttctttgaaatgaaatttatataattataaactatataaaaagtattataagttaaaataattgataattcaaaatatttaaaaaatctataaaaaattataagatggGACGGAAGGAGTACTTCTTTTCGACTTACAAAATCTTTTAGATCGTTATctaagattttcttttaatagaACTAAAAATCTCATGACAAACATCAAGTTTActttctaaattatttatatataagatGGGATGGAAGGAGTACTTCTTTTAAACATCAAGTTTACTTTCTAACTATTTATATAAGTTCTTGTAAACATTAAACAGTCGAATATTTTATGTGTAAAATTGAGTAACGTATCGGAAGGacaatttctcaaaagttaatACTATTTGCGCACCTTCACAAAATTTAAGTGGTGGCTTAATGATAGGCAATTTGCGTAGTTAAGAGTATCCCTCAACATCACCTCGGATAAAAGCAGGTTGACTTTTGTAAGATTCTAATCTAATCCAactacaaaataattaaatactcCATCTGTCCCTACTTAGTTATCTACTTTAGAAGTGACACGCATATTAAAACATCAACGATTATATTAGGTTAGTACAATTTTACCATTTAACTTACAAGATTATGCAACTCcccaaattataataaatatattttctggtttcaaaaaacatgcattacaacttagtagtactagaaattttctagaattaaataagggcatatttagaaaatattattatcctttcttgatttgttaaaatgcaaaaataaatagggaggatataaaagaaaatatggacaGAGGGTTTAtcacacttttattatttagttatatCTTCTTAGATAAATtaaatgtgaaattaggtcttacgTCTAACTCACAtaccaaaagctagctcaaagggaggaggattgtccaagccttataagaaGTCCATCTATCTCATTAACCACTTATATGAAACtgttgtcattctttaacaccccgcctcacgcccagtgcttagcatctgtgcatgggcaattttgattttggggccCCAACATTGGATGAGACGAGTTCTGTTCTAATACCATGTGAAACTAgatcttaggcctaactcacacccaaAAGCAGGAGGATTGTTCAagtcttataaggagtccactcatcttatataattagtttcACCCATTCTTATCAAACCACTCccataatattaatatgatatcaAGCTTTGTACATGTTGGGGTATGTAATTACATAATCAACTACcatttgttttcttaataaaaagtgGGCTCTCATTGTCTAATCCTTAGGTAATCAActgtttatttttcttcttaaaaacaTTCAATACCAACAAGATGTTACGCACTAGTCACTACCTTCCCTAAAACTCGAATAAGATTCcatcaaatttaataatttttaccttaaaaataaaataaatataaattttagaacTCCTTAGATTAAAATCATGATTCGTCCTCTCTATATTTcgataaattaaaacaaattgcAAATTAAACCTACTCTATAATTATAAGCCGCCGTGCCTGTTGACTAGCTCtcaataaacaaacaaaaactgTCATGCTTTTATCAATTTCATTCGtgcatagttttttttttaatatatatctgTTTTTAATTATAAACGTGAAGGGAAGATATATAATGGCCAAgacaagaataaaataaaattgtgacTATTACGTGTCGAACTCCGTCtgagttttacaaattttaatattgtcATATATTTTGGAATTTCAACATGATAATGTAGATTCAATTTGTATGCgctaagaaaattaaagaattttattatatcatgttttataagattttttaaCACCGTATATGTATAGAAATTATTGTGAACTATACAATAATAATACATCTAGTATAATTTCATATGAAGGTCTGAGAGAGTAGAATACGggaatagaaaaattattttcaatagatCCTCGACTCAAAATAT
Proteins encoded in this window:
- the LOC107022646 gene encoding bidirectional sugar transporter SWEET9-like, with product MINMILLGEILIKLAMTVSFIVFLAPLPTFYNIYKKKSTEGYQSIPYVVALCSAMILIYYVILLGGMVKVMIINAIGVFIETIYIIFYIFYAPKKAKVQTVKLLLFFVVVGFGGVFLIAQFLLKGAIRTEIVGWISTAFSICTFAAPLCILKKVIKTKNVECMPFLLSFFLTISAVLWFFYGIIKHNYVIYAPNILGFTLGVIQMVLYVVYKNYKKEDNVIKEQKLSEVLQNHVIILDDGEKLPQLTQEQIIDIWKLGTLIYTEKLNASAAEVDNNRTNLQTN